One genomic region from Nitrospira sp. encodes:
- a CDS encoding cadherin domain-containing protein, whose amino-acid sequence NDAPTDLNLSANTVAENAANGTVVGTITGVDVDAGDTKAYSLTDNAGGRFAINSATGVITVANSTLLNYEAATSHSVTVRITDRAGATYSETFTINVTNVNEAPAGTNSTVTINEDTTHTLTAANFGFSDVDAGDSFSAVRIDTLPTAGTLRLSGVAVTAGQVISVADVTAGNLVFTPVANANGTGYARFTFSVRDSVNAYDPTPNTLTVNVTAVNDAPVLVVNSGSTVAEGGTDIISSSELAVTDVDDAAAQLTFSVGTGPAHGRLELTTTPGVSAMSFTQADIAANRLLYVHDGSETTGDSFTFTVTDAAGASVGATTVTLTIIPVNDAPTIISDGGGATAAINVAEHVSAVTIVSGIDADLPAQSLSYSVSGGVDQALFTIDATTGALSFVAPSNFSAPADSNGDNVYVVQVRVTDSQGASATQTLHVTVTDVAESKVPTALPPSLVPIAPPVAFAPTPASAPYPLAATGPTVEPIALGTRFVPEEVGLRMAQQPSREVAFRPEEPHQVSASTHREHDEGRLDEKRQPPPTSRPATEMYADDRHERLSSDALSDLLFAKLDRVIEELHKALSVEVEDIPYRTKIEAAAGTALSINFVAWAMRNTALAASLFAMVPHQEKLAGLSMAAPYGGERKRRQHTRFEGEGREAG is encoded by the coding sequence CAACGACGCGCCGACGGACTTGAATCTCTCAGCGAACACCGTCGCCGAGAATGCGGCCAACGGGACCGTCGTGGGCACGATCACCGGGGTGGACGTGGACGCGGGCGACACGAAGGCCTACAGTCTGACGGATAACGCCGGGGGCCGGTTTGCGATCAACAGCGCGACGGGCGTGATCACGGTGGCCAACAGCACGCTGTTGAACTACGAAGCGGCGACCAGCCACAGCGTGACGGTACGGATTACCGACCGGGCCGGGGCGACCTATAGCGAGACCTTCACGATCAATGTCACCAACGTCAATGAAGCGCCGGCGGGGACCAATAGTACGGTCACCATCAACGAGGATACGACGCACACGCTGACGGCGGCGAACTTCGGGTTCAGCGACGTGGACGCCGGCGACAGCTTCAGTGCTGTCCGGATCGATACGCTGCCGACGGCCGGCACGTTGCGGCTCTCGGGTGTGGCGGTGACCGCCGGGCAGGTGATCTCGGTGGCCGACGTCACGGCCGGCAACTTGGTGTTCACCCCGGTCGCCAACGCCAACGGGACGGGCTATGCCCGGTTCACCTTCTCGGTGCGGGACAGTGTCAACGCCTATGACCCGACGCCCAATACTTTGACCGTCAACGTCACGGCGGTCAACGACGCGCCGGTGCTGGTGGTGAACAGCGGAAGCACGGTTGCGGAGGGCGGGACGGATATTATCAGCAGCAGTGAGTTGGCTGTGACTGACGTGGACGATGCGGCCGCGCAACTGACCTTCTCCGTTGGTACCGGTCCCGCGCATGGCCGTCTGGAACTGACGACAACCCCGGGGGTATCGGCGATGTCCTTCACACAAGCCGATATCGCGGCGAATCGTCTCCTGTATGTGCACGACGGATCGGAAACGACCGGAGACAGTTTCACGTTTACCGTAACGGATGCAGCAGGCGCCTCGGTGGGAGCCACCACCGTGACCTTGACGATCATACCTGTCAACGACGCACCCACGATCATTAGCGACGGCGGCGGCGCCACCGCTGCCATCAACGTGGCGGAACATGTCAGCGCGGTCACGATCGTCAGCGGGATCGATGCCGATCTGCCGGCACAATCGCTCTCGTACAGCGTCAGCGGCGGTGTCGATCAGGCCTTGTTTACGATCGACGCCACGACCGGAGCCCTGAGTTTTGTCGCGCCATCGAACTTCAGCGCGCCCGCCGATTCGAACGGGGACAATGTTTACGTCGTCCAGGTGCGAGTCACGGATTCACAAGGCGCGAGTGCCACTCAAACGCTGCACGTGACGGTCACGGATGTCGCCGAAAGCAAGGTGCCTACGGCGCTCCCTCCCTCTCTCGTTCCCATCGCGCCACCGGTTGCGTTTGCGCCTACTCCGGCCTCCGCTCCGTACCCTCTTGCCGCGACAGGGCCTACGGTGGAACCAATCGCGCTCGGTACGAGGTTTGTGCCCGAAGAGGTGGGTCTTCGAATGGCGCAACAACCTTCCAGAGAAGTGGCATTTCGGCCGGAGGAGCCGCATCAGGTATCAGCCTCGACCCACCGGGAACATGATGAGGGAAGACTCGATGAGAAGCGTCAGCCGCCACCAACTTCGCGCCCCGCGACGGAGATGTATGCGGACGACCGGCATGAACGACTCTCATCAGACGCGTTGAGCGACCTGCTCTTTGCTAAGTTGGACAGGGTGATCGAGGAACTGCACAAGGCGCTGTCGGTTGAGGTGGAAGATATCCCCTATAGGACAAAAATCGAGGCGGCTGCCGGTACGGCGCTCTCCATCAATTTCGTGGCCTGGGCTATGCGGAATACGGCGCTCGCGGCGAGCCTGTTTGCGATGGTTCCGCACCAGGAGAAACTCGCCGGCCTGTCGATGGCGGCGCCGTATGGCGGCGAACGGAAGAGGCGGCAGCACACCCGGTTCGAAGGGGAAGGCAGAGAAGCAGGATAA
- a CDS encoding HDOD domain-containing protein, which translates to MPSAQELIMSCTNVFTLPEIYFRVRDVVDNPDSTMDDLARVLKMDPGISARMLKIVNSPLYGFPKQVDTVTRAVNLLGMQAVRDLVTATTVGRSFSGMTVQIMDLSAYWRKSVLCALMAGKVAKACGIEDSERFFIEGLLRDIGHLVLYQTIPERAQSALIEAGNLGEPLAEVEQSNFGCDFTEVGAELIHSWGMPVQIEQAIRHQLCPEEAGEYALHASMVHLAGVVVDHAEKHPAQALQEVLFHTSAIQTTNFKAEQWPTLLEDATQQLQETVKLFSPVALAA; encoded by the coding sequence ATGCCATCGGCGCAAGAACTGATTATGTCCTGCACGAATGTCTTTACTCTGCCGGAGATTTATTTTCGTGTCCGTGATGTGGTCGACAATCCCGATTCCACGATGGATGATCTGGCGCGCGTGCTCAAAATGGATCCGGGCATCTCGGCCCGCATGCTCAAGATCGTCAACAGTCCTCTCTATGGGTTTCCCAAGCAGGTCGATACGGTGACGCGCGCGGTAAACTTGCTCGGCATGCAGGCGGTGCGCGATCTCGTCACCGCGACGACCGTCGGCCGCAGCTTCAGCGGCATGACCGTGCAGATCATGGACCTGTCGGCCTACTGGCGCAAAAGCGTGCTCTGTGCATTGATGGCGGGCAAGGTCGCCAAGGCCTGTGGCATCGAAGACAGTGAGCGGTTTTTCATTGAAGGGCTCCTCCGCGACATCGGACATCTGGTGCTGTACCAGACGATTCCAGAACGCGCACAGTCGGCCTTGATCGAAGCCGGGAATCTCGGGGAACCCTTGGCGGAAGTCGAGCAGTCGAACTTCGGGTGTGATTTCACGGAAGTGGGTGCCGAACTCATTCATTCTTGGGGCATGCCCGTTCAAATCGAGCAGGCGATCCGGCATCAGTTGTGTCCGGAGGAGGCCGGTGAGTATGCGCTCCACGCGTCGATGGTGCACCTTGCCGGGGTCGTCGTCGATCATGCGGAAAAGCATCCCGCGCAGGCGCTGCAGGAAGTGCTCTTTCACACATCAGCCATACAGACGACGAACTTCAAGGCAGAGCAGTGGCCGACGTTGCTGGAAGACGCGACGCAGCAACTCCAGGAAACCGTGAAGTTGTTCAGCCCCGTGGCCTTGGCTGCCTAG
- a CDS encoding VIT1/CCC1 transporter family protein: MSHAPHMETHFTATATVRDIVIGMADGLTVPFALAAGLSGTVTSSGLVVTAGLAEIAAGSIAMGLGGYLAARTEAEHYAAERLRELRETEHIPDREADEVYEIFRGYGLDREQIVPLVETLQANPTRWVDFMMRFELGLEAPDPRRGRLSAWTIALAYVAGGLIPLFPYMVVQDVRMGLWWSAAVTPLALFLFGYVKSRFTGAPPWRGGFQTVMVGGLAAAAAFGIARLIG; encoded by the coding sequence ATGTCGCACGCGCCTCACATGGAAACGCATTTCACGGCCACCGCGACCGTACGCGATATCGTGATCGGTATGGCAGACGGATTGACGGTGCCCTTTGCGCTGGCGGCCGGCCTGTCCGGCACCGTGACCTCGTCGGGGTTGGTGGTCACGGCCGGCCTCGCGGAGATTGCCGCCGGTTCGATCGCCATGGGCCTTGGGGGGTATCTGGCTGCCAGGACGGAAGCCGAGCACTACGCCGCTGAACGGTTGCGTGAGCTGCGCGAGACCGAGCATATCCCGGACCGGGAAGCCGATGAAGTGTATGAGATCTTTCGCGGATATGGATTGGACAGAGAACAGATTGTGCCCTTGGTGGAAACGCTGCAGGCCAATCCCACTCGCTGGGTGGATTTTATGATGCGGTTTGAATTAGGCCTAGAGGCGCCGGATCCCAGACGCGGGCGGCTCAGCGCCTGGACAATTGCCCTCGCCTATGTCGCAGGTGGCTTGATTCCGTTATTCCCTTACATGGTGGTACAGGATGTGCGAATGGGTCTCTGGTGGTCCGCCGCAGTCACCCCGCTGGCCTTGTTCCTGTTCGGGTACGTGAAGAGCCGATTCACGGGAGCGCCTCCGTGGCGAGGTGGGTTCCAGACGGTGATGGTCGGCGGTCTGGCCGCAGCAGCGGCTTTCGGAATCGCGCGGCTCATCGGGTGA
- a CDS encoding SagB/ThcOx family dehydrogenase, whose translation MAIEQPSSAPSVQPVSTEPVDRVIAYHVRTKHHFDRYAKSSGFLDWANQPNPFRRFEGTRLMPLPLLGPDDEPRSPSYEAIYRSGSVASQPPTIRTLSRFFELALGLSAWKRAGESEWALRNNPSSGNLHPTEGYVLLPPRDEWELPPGLYHYAPKEHGLELRSECPPESITKLLAGFPPGAFLFGLSSVHWREAWKYGERAFRYCNHDVGHALGSARIAAATLGWKMALLDGVDQNHVALVLGTHRAEDYGEAEPEHPDCLAVIWPQERVSRDASLVTGETADLPLCLDPAAVKDLVAGPWHGKANRLSREHGVHWDAIDEAAEASWKTSVEPRAIHPSQSLFLSGRGHISHTAVGAAAIIRQRRSAVAFDARTAMPSTTFFHILQQLMPQAGMPQLDRPMPWDLLPWEPAIHLILFVHRVEGLMPGLYVLARDPKKVPLLQQAMNPELEWTPVPGCPNDLPLYWLLQGNAQRLAAQVSCHQGIAGDSAFSLGMLAEFEGRLRQGGAWWYPRLFWEAGLVGQVFYLEAEAVGLRGTGIGCFFDDPVHEIVGIKDLALQSLYHFTIGGPVDDGRLLTLPPYYHLQRA comes from the coding sequence ATGGCCATTGAGCAGCCTTCGTCCGCACCGTCCGTCCAACCGGTTTCGACCGAGCCGGTCGATCGTGTGATCGCCTATCATGTTCGAACCAAGCATCACTTTGATCGGTATGCGAAGTCGTCGGGTTTTTTGGATTGGGCGAATCAGCCCAATCCGTTCCGCCGATTCGAGGGCACGCGCCTGATGCCGCTGCCGTTGCTCGGGCCCGATGACGAACCACGGTCGCCCTCCTACGAGGCCATCTATCGATCGGGCTCGGTCGCCTCTCAGCCGCCGACCATTCGGACCCTTTCCCGATTTTTCGAACTCGCGCTTGGTTTGTCGGCTTGGAAGAGAGCAGGGGAGTCGGAATGGGCTCTGCGCAACAATCCGTCGTCGGGCAATCTTCATCCGACGGAAGGGTATGTGCTGCTCCCACCGCGTGATGAATGGGAACTGCCGCCCGGTCTGTACCACTATGCTCCCAAGGAACATGGACTGGAGTTGCGGAGCGAGTGCCCTCCTGAATCGATCACGAAGCTGCTGGCCGGGTTTCCACCAGGCGCCTTCTTGTTCGGCCTTTCGTCCGTCCATTGGCGGGAGGCCTGGAAGTATGGCGAGCGGGCGTTTCGCTATTGCAACCACGATGTCGGACATGCGCTCGGGTCGGCGAGGATTGCGGCTGCCACGCTGGGGTGGAAGATGGCCTTGCTCGACGGCGTGGATCAAAATCACGTGGCGTTGGTGCTGGGCACACACCGGGCAGAGGACTATGGGGAGGCCGAGCCGGAACATCCCGATTGCCTGGCGGTGATCTGGCCTCAAGAACGCGTGAGCCGTGATGCGTCGTTGGTGACAGGCGAGACAGCGGATCTGCCGTTGTGTCTGGATCCGGCGGCGGTGAAAGATCTGGTGGCCGGACCCTGGCATGGCAAGGCCAATCGATTGAGCCGGGAGCATGGGGTTCACTGGGATGCCATCGATGAAGCGGCAGAGGCCTCGTGGAAGACATCTGTGGAACCGCGTGCCATACACCCTTCGCAGAGCTTGTTTCTGTCCGGGAGGGGGCATATTTCACACACGGCGGTCGGCGCAGCGGCGATCATCAGGCAGCGCCGCAGCGCCGTGGCCTTCGATGCGCGGACGGCCATGCCGTCCACTACATTTTTTCACATCCTACAACAGCTGATGCCGCAGGCCGGTATGCCGCAGCTCGACCGTCCCATGCCCTGGGATCTGTTGCCCTGGGAGCCGGCGATCCATCTGATACTGTTCGTGCACCGCGTGGAGGGCCTGATGCCGGGGCTTTACGTGTTGGCGCGTGATCCGAAGAAGGTGCCGCTGCTGCAGCAGGCGATGAATCCTGAATTGGAGTGGACCCCGGTGCCTGGTTGTCCGAACGATCTTCCGTTGTACTGGCTGCTGCAAGGCAATGCGCAGCGCCTGGCCGCCCAAGTCAGCTGCCATCAGGGCATTGCGGGCGACAGCGCATTTTCGCTCGGCATGCTGGCGGAGTTTGAGGGCCGCTTGCGGCAGGGGGGAGCCTGGTGGTATCCACGATTGTTCTGGGAAGCCGGGTTGGTCGGCCAGGTCTTCTATCTGGAAGCAGAGGCCGTCGGCCTGCGCGGGACCGGCATCGGCTGTTTTTTCGATGATCCGGTGCATGAGATCGTCGGGATCAAGGACTTGGCACTCCAGTCGCTGTATCACTTTACGATCGGCGGGCCAGTGGACGACGGGCGGCTGCTGACCTTGCCGCCCTACTATCACCTCCAGCGTGCCTGA